In the Sorghum bicolor cultivar BTx623 chromosome 4, Sorghum_bicolor_NCBIv3, whole genome shotgun sequence genome, TGGCCATTTGAGCTCTCGCCAGGTCCACCATGAGTCTCTGCAAGACCGGAAgaggagaggaagagaagaaaaaaaatatataatacaaGAGACGGGAGGAGCTTCCGGAGTCTGACAGAAGGTTGCAACACTATGGGAGGAAGAGGGATAGATCTGCTCACCTTTGGGCCTGTAGGCCTGCAGCGCCACCAGGGAAAGCCCACCGTCACCACTCCATGTTGCCTCCACGctgaagctgctgctgctgcccccgTCGGTCGGAGAAGCAGGCCGCCTTGCCATGTCGGGGAAAGAGAGGACATGTGGCCCTCTGCCGTGCGGCATCGAGTGCCGTCAGCGGCTCCACCTCCTCGAGAGGCACCGTTGGCCCACGCGCGGCCGGGCACGCGCACTGTCGGCGGCCGCCGGCTAGTGAGTCCACCTAGGCCCTCCCCATGGCCCGTGCAGAGCCGCAGCCGCGATCGCGTAGTCCCCTCGCAAGGCCTTGCAGCAGAGCGGCACCGCCGCTCACCGAGATGCCAAAGATGGGGAGAGGACGCCGGGATGCAAGAGGTGGGGATGGACCAGCCGGACCCGGATGTAGGAGATGCCACCGCGGGGCGCGGTCCGCGGTGGGGAGCGGGCGCCGGGATGCAGGAGCCGCCTCGGGCTGCTTCCGTGTACCGTAAGAGGATGAGAGGAGAGACCGAGAGAGACgagattcaaaaaaaaattgaacggGTGTCGGTCTGGTCTCTGGTTGGCTTGAGCTGCTTCGGTGGATGCTGAGTTGGTTTGGCTGTGTCGTCACGCCCACATGCCAGCCCAGTGGATGATGGTTCGTTGGAACCAGATATCTGCCATTTGGACCGGGGCTTCCGCTAATTATTGGAAGCCTTAAGctctaaataatatatatatatatatatatatatatatatatatatatatatagggtgcATGTTTTATACTCTCAGGAGTAATTACTCCCACATGCATGTAGTGTAGGTGAGAAGGGCGCTGCAGGAGTTAACGGGTTTCCAAAGATCCATTAAAAAGCTAACTAATCTGggtgatttatttatttatttatttaataattttcTATGTGCGTTACCCATTATTTTCGGTTGGCTGGCTTATCTGTTAGTTATCGCTTTTGCTAGGATATTTGAAATTTCGCATGCAATATGTGTACATACATGATCTGTAAGTTGTATGAATGCGTACACGTGTTCTGAGAGTATGTCTACATACATGCATGGGTAAGAGGAGTATATAGACATACATATTGTATTGTCCTGGGCGTATAAGTACATACATATTTAGCAACAAGAGTATACACATGTGTTTTAGGAAATAGAGTAGTATATTGTTATACGAAAATTTGCCATGGATCCCGGATgcacatatattttttttgaaatggaGTCCGTAAATAAGTTTTTACTAgagtatttatatatattttttaaaatggaGTATCTGTACATACTTTTAACTAGAGTATTTATACTAGAGTATTTATATATACTTTTTAGAATGGAGTATCTGTACATACTTTTAGAATAGAGTATTTATATATACTTTTTAGAATGGGGTATCTGTACATATACTTTTAAAATAGAGTATTTATACATACTTTTTTTGGATTGGAGTATGCATACCTAAGATTTAGATAGTATAAGTGCATAGTTAAACCACACGACCGGAGTATATGTATGCATACATTCACATATGGAGACTTATAAAACAATGTTcatactatttttttaaaataaaatatatgtaTATGATGATTGGAGAATGGAGTATCCATACATACGCCAAGATTTAGATAGTATAAGTACATACTTAAACCACACCATCGTAGTATATGTACATACATTCATGTATGGAGATATAGAAATTAAAACAATGCTGCTTAATGAAATGCATGCTTCTCGAAAAAAAACAATGACGAGAGTATGTATTTTGACTATTTTTACAACAAAATATATGTACATTATGATAGGAGCAACCTTCACGCGGTCAGAAACTCCAATTAATGACATGATGATCTGCAGTCTCATGTTGAAGTCTGATTTGAAActgtttttttataataaaaaaaatcaatgctTAAAAATCCTAATGGAATGTGAATCCATCATAAAAGCTTGGGATGTGAGGACTCAAGGATCTGTATTATAGAAAATAAGGCATCCGTAGGTATAGAGGGAGAAGGAAAAGATCACCGATCACCGTAGTATATTTGTCCCGGTGAGGGTGATCTCGAGGACGATTGGGATGTATGCCCGACTGCAGGAGATGGAAGAAAGCCGCAGTTCGCGGTGTGGGAAGATGGCCCGGATTTCAGGATCTGGATCGCGGCATCGCTCGGCGGAGAGAAGAGAGACGCATCCCGGTCACCCTGCTTCCGCTCCAAGCAGCGCCgttggccggcggcggcgccctgcCTCCATGCTGTGTTGTGGAGGCGACGAACTAGATGAGAATGAAGGCACGTTTATGGGCATTATGAAAGAAACTAGCGTGTAGATTGGAACCGAAAATCAAgatcgagaaaaaaaatattgcatCCCAACTCACGCTTGCAGCTGTGGCACCGCCGACGGAGACCAGAACAGTATCACGTTGGTGGGCAATCTTTGGCGGCGGCCGTCCCGACGAGACCCCTGCTGTGAATGGCGGCGCTGAAAAAGAAAACGGAAAGCCGCCCGATGAAACCAGTGAAGCCGCTGCCACCACCAAATACCGTGAACATCGCAACCCTAAACTTTATTTTATAGGTTGGATTGACGTTGGATTAACGGGTCCACCATTTGAAACCCGTTAGGCAACCTGCCCACCACAGTTATGGTTGCGCAGGTGCATCCACGTGAGATTAAAAGAGGGAGTAGCTACTCTCAGGGAGTAGGAAAAAATTAccctatatagatatatatataggacgtgtttcttttacacgcgcgcgtagttactctcatctatgtatctctagatattaagttatatatgaccggacgaaatgtatatagacaaagtatatgatcatactagaccatctagagtgatatgtatgttaagtatgcatacatacatagagtatatggtcatacttattttatataatatagtagtggcattttagtaatatatttaaaatataattttttttgaaaaattttcgcgtggtaagatctagagtatcttaatatgagtatataaacatactcaaactgataaacaagtatgaatacatacacaatatagtttattgaagatgagagtaactacacgtacgtgtacaaaggaatttccctatatatatatatatatatatatatatatatatatatatatatatataagaaattCAAAATTGATGTTAATTTTCCTTTACTTACACATCACCTCAGTAGAAGCAGTTGCATGTTAAATTGTCAATCCTCATTAGCCGCCTGCAGCAATCAAAATAACATACAAAAAGGCACTACTAGCAGATCAAGACGATGAAATGGGAAAGGgggaaaaaagaagaagatgcaTTTGCGATCCTGCACGTAAAAGAACGGCAAATAAGGTGCTAAGCTGAACTAATTTGCATATGCGGCACGACACATATAATGACACTATTGGAAATAAAATTCCATGTCAGTTCATCTTAAACCAAGACGAATATTATATTTTTTCAATCAGTTTCATAAAATGATCTCTTTAATGAATTTTCACTCTTAAATGAATTTTCACAATATATAAATGATCTATAATAAATTTGAGATTGTTCTATTAATTTTATCATATTCTTTCTACTGCATTGCTTTGACGGTATATGAATCGACAGAACTTGATGTTTTTTTCCTGATGGTAGACACCAATTTTCCTGCCAGTTAATTTTTTTATAACTCCTTGTTGGTTACTTGTGACAAGAAAAGAATCCCCGAACCTGGTGGACCAGAGAATTTTGCTATCGATGGCTAGGAATTCTTTTGTCGATGTCTTACCGATAAGAAAATCGGTAAACTGACCAATAAATTGGTCTActgatagattttttttttctatcgcTTTTATTCTGTTGGTCTACTTCTTCCCAATAGAGAAATTAACTTTCAAAATTCCTGTAGGTATTTCATATTTCCCTGTCAATTTCACACCAATAAGGATTTTTGGTTTTCCAAGCTGTTGGAGACCTCAGAAGAAAAGAAGCATATAGATAGAGTACATTGACAGCCATAGAAGAAAATTTACATATATTAAACTATGCCTTTGTGTGTTCGTTtgcaaataaaaagaaagaaacagagataaataaataaataagtaaataaataaataaataaataaatgcataAATATAACGTACccaatataaaagatataacctgtgatagcaaacaacggatagacaacttcaaacttcgggtattaacttctttcTATAGGATCCAacacaagcctaacactcctcctGAAGTATGGGAGAAacagcaagagtgagtccatgtcgaactccacaagtatagcaactagattatatagatcccacaatctcatgatcaatgtgacataaataatgtaaaacattaaacaataaataatgagcatattaacacacaagaatcatcacccttaatgtagatgtccccaaggccgcacctgaccgtgagcacggctagtataccagttttaaacactctgcagaggttgtacatctttacccatgagtcataatttaccctttcgcccgaggtgatcagcctcttaacccacttccaaggtaggtcggcagggatcactatgaagcctttcaaaggtttcgtctaacaagttagggccattagttCACTCGGTTGGCAGATacagagccccccttccatgacacataacccgcagcctatacacacggacagaggccgcattatacccaacgtgtctagccattcttacgccatttaaggtaaccgctaacaagctagaaaaaggtcctcatactgagctaaagccagagccattatagccctcatggttgcactgttatcccggatgatcacgtacagataaatcatcaagttgctaaaaagtcatttttatcgtttgttgcttaaacattaatcaagtcacaagatcatggtcacagaattaaaacccaaatgctatacttgccttaattcaATTGCTCTTGTTGATCCTTTTAGTTCTGCTAGTCTTACttgccaaggctctgatcttgattactgaagcactcttgatcactaCGAGTTGCTCAccaactaaactcgatcatcgatcatcaacacacaaacaatcggggacaacatacacgaagcaaacaaggatacaattagaacaatacatcaatagtagaaaaatagtataaaaaatttataaaatgattctacttatcgctacgatctcacagacgtaaagatcacgaaaatcggagctaaaacggagaagttatgaattttctaagattttatatagaaaagtaattaattaaataggatcacaaaattaaaaggtttcaaacagtgttactaacatgtagagctcatgaaaacgaacctaacgcaatttgaatgagtcaaatcagagttaaaataaatattttatggccaaaagaaagtcaATGGCAATTCTATgaatagtgaaaacgtatttttaatctaaaaccgaGCTGTTTGCGTTTTTCAAACTGAAAGGCAAAGTGATTGGGGCTTACGTTGGTAGACAGAGAGCAGGTTCGCCGGCAGCGATGCTTTCTTAgagctacagcaacgccggagcagccgaccgctcgtagatgtcgtgtataaGCGAGATGATAgtgatcacgttgtagagaaagaaagagaaaatataattttattttactatctTAGGAATTCCTAAATTAGAGGCTTTTTATATGGTAGTTTTTGGTGTACTctgcctaaggggttggtatatatatatatataggaagagaaactccccacctccacgtccactagcgatatggtactaattgatttgcaacttcatctttactaatagatctaattaattattaaagcccattagtaaataaatatatGGTATTTGGGATTTATTATGATTATTGGAAATGAGCTTTGACGTTGGAAAAATAGTAAGaggtttattattttcggaattagtTATTttaatggataaaataattctagaaaagtccaaaattattatttaagccaaaaaaaatactccgaaagctccaaaaattcgggaaaaattctcagagatattatagaacatgggaaACCCGAATAAAGATTTtagagctcatgataagattgtttagagtatctaaaaaattagattatgctcagagaaaagtgagaacaaaaGATAGAAAATtcccgaaaagtttgtagagattgcttgattggcgaggaactaaaagaagtgctttgagtgacaaagaaaggattttaggaagctcctaataaaaacttgagcttagaaacaaggaatttggttatagataaagataaagacgtatTGGTCAAGGAGGATCGATCtcctaaacgtattttaaaaactttgctcgctcaacacataaaggagcaacaagcaaacattacatcaaatcttatgcgcCAGCattgtatgcacaacaatattgctaagttttatgataaattttaatttaatgaaaaatattattttccttatattttcatgagcacggaAATACAAAACTGAATAAATTTTTATCTATTTTgaaaggagcaaattttagggtgttacaattacaACCCTGGTACACCGTTGAAATATGCGTTTGGTCTCATGATCTGCAGGCAGAAGGCACCCCCGCCCTACTTGTGTTCATACGGATACCGAAAGAAACTAGTGCAATTGACCAAACAAAATCAATAATTAGAGGACTAGTACATGTACGTGGGAGTGGGAAACAAAAACATAATCCCCATTTCATGCAAATGGTGATCAACCACACGTAAAGAAACAACAATGATAATAAAGAAACTAAAAACAGCTAGCAACAGTtacataaaaaaagaaaaagaaaagaagatgatTACCTGGTACCAAATCCGTCTCCCATGGTCTGGGTCGGCATCGAGAACTACTACAAAATTCATTTTTAGGGACGGCTGGGAACTTTCTGTAATGGCGGCTGGCCCGCCCCTCCGGTCTTGCACTTATAAATAAAGCATTTGTAAGGGCGGGTGCCCCAACTGCCCTTACAAATATATTTGTTAGGGCGGCTGGTGTTGTCAGTCGCCCTTAGAAATACCATTTGTAAGGACGGCTATGTCACCAGCCGCCCCTAAAGTGACTATTTGTAGGGGCGGTTCAATCTACAACCGCCCCTACAGTCTGTTTTCAGCAAAAAAAAGATTCAAATCTGACCAGAGAATGTAATATATAATTCAAATATGACCACACGAGAACGATATAAACCACAAATTACATGTCTAATTCATTGAAAAGTCTATTACATAACCATAATTCACAAGTTCAAATATTCCCACAAGTCCACATGCATCTTAGTCTAGATTGTTATCAACGTCCAAGATAAAGCTTGTGTGTCTCACGCAGGTGTTGGTGAAGTGGATTGGAGCCTAAGTCAGAGCTTACATCATGATAAGTGCCTCTAGAATTAACAATCTCGTCAATGATGAAGTTGCAAAGGTCGCCGACGAGCCCTAAGAGTTCATCATCCTTGATTAGGTTCCTTCGCTTgtctttatattctttccacTATAGGAGAACAAGTTTAAGTTTTCATAACATGAGGGAACTAAATTTCATAACATAAGCTAAGTTTTCATACTACGAGGGAACAAAGTGTGAAACTAACCAGATTGGGGTGTCTCGTATAGGCACTAGTgttactcatcatgcaacatatgTAATATCCACAATAGTTACTCCTAGGCCTCTGCTTGAGACTCTGTGTGTTTTGCATATGGAAATGGTAAGTAATGCTATTTCCTAACGTAATCAAGTATAACGATGTAAGTTACACGTACCGCACAGAGCGGACATTTGTCTAGATCTTTGAACGTATCGCCACGAAAAAGGATACAGTGGTTGGGGGCATGCATCTATTTTCTCAACACCCACTGATAATGGACTTATAACCTTCTTCACATGATATGTGTTGGTGGGAACTAAGTTTGACTGTGGCAACACCTATGATAAGAGACCCaacaaatcatagaaactgtagTCAGACCAGCCGTACTTTGCCTTCAAGATGAGTACCTCAAGCACAAAACGGAGTAGTGTCCAGTGGGTCGGACAACCCTTCTCAACACTGTACACAGTCTTCATCGATGCTTTTTTCACCCTCTATATTTTCTACACATTTATTCTGTAGTAATATTTCTGGTCCAATCGCTCGAATCATGTCCTCTAAATTGTCAAAGTCATCTTCATCCCCCTCACGTGCTCCTCCATCAGTGCCGACATCACCAACATCATTAGTACCTTCTTGATTGCCAAAGTACTGACCACCTTGTCCATTGCCATAGTCATAACCCATTTCTTCTTTAAGCTCAGTTGTGTATTGGTGCACATACCTCTCGGCTTCGGCAGCATCTCCTAGATCAAAGTTACCATCATCAGTAACCGTTGTTTCGCCATGATGAATCCACATTGTGTAGTTCAGAACCAATTCTTGCAAAATTAGATGTGATCTGATGGTATTCAGATCTGCAAATGCCATAAGGTTCTTGCAATCTTTGCagggacaaataactatatCCTTATAATGTGTCAATGTTGATGCATGCTTCTGTGCAGCTTCAATAAATTTATCCACCTCATCGTGAAAACCTTCATAAATTCTTGATCAACCATACATCCAAGAGTTCCTGTACTCCGTCttttaaaacaaaataaaaatacaaaatacataaAACAAAACAAATTAATGAAGAAAAATGCAAACTAGACATTAATTGTGTATATACTCATGGTAGAGGATAATTATTTAGTTGGCTATTAATAAAACTAAATATTTAGAAAAGGAATAAGGAAC is a window encoding:
- the LOC110434496 gene encoding uncharacterized protein LOC110434496, with translation MPHGRGPHVLSFPDMARRPASPTDGGSSSSFSVEATWSGDGGLSLVALQAYRPKETHGGPGESSNGQQQWAHSELLQVCRATWWRPLERRRSMPHARHPPPPSILVHRMVRRIPLFLV